Proteins encoded in a region of the Rutidosis leptorrhynchoides isolate AG116_Rl617_1_P2 chromosome 9, CSIRO_AGI_Rlap_v1, whole genome shotgun sequence genome:
- the LOC139868561 gene encoding labd-13Z-ene-9,15,16-triol synthase, chloroplastic-like, with protein sequence MSNIKDELTPATLLVTISVVILFAILRYKLRVSSKNSPPLPPGPRSLPIVGYLPFLKADLPKQFTNMARIYGPIFKFYIGNKLHVVISAPELVKEVSRDMDDIFSNRFLTISSSVVSFGGQDIAFSHNWRKLRKIFVQEFLSIKNLEACTCFRKDEVRKTVKNVFGKLGTTVDVRKIAILTEANILRRMVWEDSTDLGAELEKVTSKITELLGRPNLSDFFPLLAWLDLQGLERALKIENSKLDRIYVRMIEDRIKYNSIMLDDGFGDEKKKDLLQTLLKLKDKDDATSLNITQIKAILSNVIFAGTTTTVTLIEWAMAEIIKNCNVMKRIQEELADVVGVNNIVEESHLPKLQYLDATIKETFRLHPVSPFLLPRVPSQECKVGGYTIPKGSIVFLNVYSLHRDPRYWDNALEFNPERFLINEGTNKCDYIGNNFKFIPFGSGRRVCPGIPLADKIQMYMLASLLHSFDWNLPEGEEHDLTEKFGITLKKSKPLLAIPSQRLHDVRLYA encoded by the exons ATGAGCAACATCAAAGATGAGCTTACACCGGCAACACTACTCGTAACCATTTCAGTAGTAATCCTATTTGCTATTTTACGATACAAGTTGAGAGTTTCGAGCAAAAACTCACCACCATTGCCACCAGGTCCGCGTTCGTTGCCAATTGTTGGTTACCTTCCGTTCCTTAAGGCTGACCTGCCCAAACAGTTCACCAACATGGCACGCATTTACGGCCCAATTTTCAAGTTCTATATCGGAAACAAACTTCATGTCGTAATAAGCGCCCCAGAATTAGTAAAGGAGGTTTCTCGTGACATGGACGATATCTTTTCTAACCGTTTTCTTACTATCTCTTCCTCAGTAGTGAGTTTTGGAGGCCAGGATATAGCATTTTCTCATAACTGGCGTAAGCTTCGAAAGATATTCGTCCAGGAGTTTTTAAGCATCAAGAATCTTGAAGCTTGTACTTGTTTTCGAAAGGACGAAGTTAGAAAAACCGTCAAGAATGTTTTTGGTAAACTTGGTACAACAGTCGACGTCAGGAAAATTGCTATTTTGACAGAGGCGAACATCTTAAGAAGAATGGTTTGGGAAGACTCAACGGATCTTGGAGCTGAGTTGGAGAAGGTAACTTCGAAGATAACGGAGTTACTTGGAAGACCTAACTTGTCCGATTTCTTCCCGCTTCTTGCTTGGTTAGATCTGCAAGGTCTCGAGCGAGCTCTCAAGATTGAAAACAGTAAATTGGATCGTATTTATGTAAGAATGATTGAAGATAGAATCAAATATAACTCTATAATGTTAGATGATGGATTTGGCGATGAAAAAAAGAAAGATTTACTACAGACGTTATTGAAGCTCAAGGACAAAGATGATGCAACATCACTTAACATCACCCAAATAAAGGCAATCCTCTcg AATGTTATATTTGCAGGAACCACAACAACTGTGACACTAATAGAATGGGCGATGGCTGAGATTATTAAAAATTGTAACGTGATGAAAAGGATTCAAGAAGAATTGGCGGATGTTGTAGGAGTAAACAACATTGTTGAAGAATCACATCTCCCAAAACTACAATACTTAGATGCAACTATAAAGGAAACATTCCGGTTGCACCCTGTATCCCCTTTTCTACTCCCGCGGGTCCCAAGTCAAGAATGCAAGGTGGGCGGGTACACCATCCCAAAGGGCTCTATTGTCTTTTTGAATGTTTATTCACTCCATCGGGATCCTCGGTACTGGGATAATGCTTTGGAATTCAATCCGGAGAGGTTCTTGATTAACGAAGGCACAAACAAATGTGATTACATCGGAAACAACTTCAAGTTCATTCCTTTTGGATCGGGGAGAAGAGTGTGTCCAGGTATACCACTGGCCGATAAAATACAAATGTATATGTTGGCTTCGCTCTTGCACTCTTTCGACTGGAACCTTCCAGAAGGTGAAGAACATGACCTTACAGAAAAATTTGGCATTACTCTAAAGAAGAGTAAACCGCTTCTTGCTATCCCGTCTCAAAGGTTGCACGATGTGAGACTTTACGCATGA